A region of Myxococcus stipitatus DSM 14675 DNA encodes the following proteins:
- a CDS encoding serine protease, whose product MSGVVVAVGLLGCGGPEQDLAQGDVLGRGDQEIVGGVEARPGSHPWIVSLQQVGSHFCGGSLIRVSPTRNETDIVVTSAHCVYDGWSGLTVSAGAHDLNRPSSNQVTVAVRNVVYHSRYNPDTTMNDIAVLKLEKPIKFSSSGCGIGLTMRPNPKVQAAAGGLWVMPVCLPAAGEQVPDNMEATVAGWGLTREGGTHTLPASCCRWGSPPTINSREAAQMYSREGIVIDPAAMLAAGYKQGGKDSCQGDSGGPLVIKKGSTYVLQGIVSFGVGCARAGLPGIYTRVSNYTSWINTQVRNLSSIASM is encoded by the coding sequence GTGAGTGGAGTGGTTGTCGCGGTCGGTCTGTTGGGTTGCGGTGGCCCGGAACAAGACCTGGCGCAGGGGGACGTGCTGGGTCGCGGTGACCAGGAGATCGTCGGAGGAGTCGAGGCGCGTCCAGGCAGTCATCCGTGGATCGTCAGCCTTCAGCAGGTGGGCAGCCACTTCTGCGGTGGTTCGCTCATCCGTGTCTCGCCGACCCGGAACGAGACCGACATCGTCGTCACCTCTGCTCACTGTGTCTACGATGGATGGAGCGGCCTCACGGTGAGCGCGGGGGCTCACGACCTGAACCGGCCCTCGTCGAACCAGGTCACTGTCGCGGTGCGGAACGTGGTCTATCACTCGAGATACAACCCGGACACGACGATGAACGACATCGCCGTCCTCAAGCTCGAGAAGCCCATCAAGTTCAGCAGTTCGGGGTGCGGCATCGGCCTCACCATGCGTCCCAACCCGAAGGTCCAGGCCGCGGCGGGTGGCCTCTGGGTCATGCCTGTGTGTCTCCCGGCAGCGGGCGAGCAGGTTCCGGACAACATGGAAGCCACCGTCGCGGGCTGGGGGCTGACGCGGGAAGGGGGAACCCACACCCTCCCAGCCTCTTGCTGCAGGTGGGGGTCCCCCCCCACCATCAACTCGCGGGAGGCGGCCCAGATGTACAGCAGAGAAGGCATCGTCATCGACCCGGCGGCGATGCTCGCGGCTGGGTACAAGCAGGGGGGCAAGGACTCATGCCAGGGTGACAGTGGTGGACCTCTGGTCATCAAGAAAGGGAGCACCTACGTCCTCCAGGGCATCGTGAGCTTTGGAGTGGGCTGCGCGAGGGCGGGGCTTCCAGGCATCTACACGCGAGTCTCCAACTACACGTCGTGGATCAACACGCAGGTGAGGAACCTCAGCAGCATCGCGAGCATGTAA
- a CDS encoding prolyl oligopeptidase family serine peptidase gives MTRPLRPAPWLLSLMAVLCALPASATEGRPDLPTLRTELRRITEYDAKAPLDVQVVRSQRRGDITVTELTYASPKGGRVPASLVVPPGTGPFAGVAFQHWGQGTKNEFLDEALTLARSGVVSLLVDAPHVRPEPWRASLQGTALPDTLVKMMVELRRGVDLLASRPEVDAQRLGYVGHSVGAMVGGALAGVEPRLRAFVLMNGVGDYSRSVLEVETETRKQLEGQLSSEDFAAHARKLAALDGVVGVSDAAPRALFFQYGRSDPWVTAAQVTAFIDAATQPKLAKFYEGGHELSEAARRDRAQWLRTHLGFAEVHAVGPPMISAPNLPGLASTPLPEWAKTRPVLTIPGMEELQVRRGLTYSRSGGRDYKLDIYLPVNTFLGPVPVVVLAHGMMHPDLVPFVRDLPAFTGQARWLASQGFAVALVELGSPATGAERGKWFTGAPELQKRMDAALAFVRKQATTEKLDGDHICVMAMSAGGLWGLAPALRKAPPAWLRCAVAWYPLLGAEGVPTSSLPIEGLKVMNGPKSPPLFVVRAGRDAPGLNALLDDFVKQARGKGVPLTLEELPEGHHSFELVDDVESSREVMRKTALFFMEHLQP, from the coding sequence ATGACCCGGCCCCTTCGCCCCGCCCCCTGGCTCCTTTCCCTGATGGCCGTGCTCTGCGCACTCCCGGCCTCCGCGACGGAAGGCCGACCCGACCTGCCCACGCTGCGCACGGAGCTCCGGCGCATCACGGAGTACGACGCGAAAGCGCCACTGGACGTGCAGGTCGTTCGCAGCCAACGGCGCGGCGACATCACCGTGACGGAGCTGACCTATGCCAGCCCGAAGGGTGGGCGTGTCCCGGCCTCCCTCGTCGTGCCGCCGGGCACAGGCCCCTTCGCTGGCGTCGCATTTCAACACTGGGGACAGGGAACGAAGAACGAGTTCCTCGACGAGGCACTCACCTTGGCGCGCTCGGGTGTGGTGTCCCTGCTCGTGGATGCGCCGCACGTGCGCCCGGAGCCCTGGCGCGCCTCACTCCAGGGCACGGCCCTGCCCGACACCCTCGTGAAGATGATGGTGGAGCTGCGGCGCGGCGTGGACCTGCTCGCGTCCCGGCCCGAGGTCGACGCCCAGCGCCTGGGCTACGTCGGCCACAGCGTGGGGGCCATGGTGGGCGGGGCCCTGGCGGGCGTCGAGCCTCGGCTGCGCGCGTTCGTCCTGATGAACGGCGTGGGCGACTACTCCCGGAGCGTCCTCGAGGTGGAGACCGAGACGCGGAAGCAGCTCGAGGGCCAGCTCTCCTCCGAAGACTTCGCCGCGCACGCCCGGAAGCTGGCTGCCTTGGACGGAGTGGTCGGCGTCAGCGACGCGGCGCCGCGAGCGCTCTTCTTCCAATACGGCCGCTCGGACCCGTGGGTCACCGCCGCGCAGGTCACCGCGTTCATCGACGCGGCCACCCAGCCCAAGCTCGCCAAGTTCTACGAAGGGGGGCACGAGCTGAGTGAGGCCGCCCGCCGAGACAGGGCCCAGTGGCTGCGCACCCACCTGGGCTTCGCGGAGGTGCATGCCGTGGGTCCGCCCATGATCTCCGCGCCGAACCTTCCCGGGCTTGCGAGCACGCCGCTCCCCGAGTGGGCCAAGACGCGCCCGGTCCTCACCATCCCCGGGATGGAGGAGCTCCAGGTCCGTCGAGGCCTCACGTACTCCCGCTCGGGCGGACGCGACTACAAGCTGGATATCTACCTGCCCGTGAACACGTTCCTGGGCCCGGTGCCCGTGGTGGTTCTCGCGCACGGCATGATGCACCCGGACCTGGTGCCCTTCGTGAGGGACCTGCCCGCCTTCACCGGACAGGCCCGGTGGCTCGCCTCCCAAGGCTTCGCGGTGGCCCTGGTGGAGCTGGGCTCTCCGGCCACCGGCGCCGAGCGAGGGAAGTGGTTCACCGGTGCCCCCGAGCTCCAGAAGCGGATGGACGCGGCGCTGGCCTTCGTGCGCAAGCAGGCCACCACGGAGAAGCTCGACGGGGACCACATCTGCGTGATGGCCATGTCCGCGGGCGGACTCTGGGGCCTGGCGCCCGCACTGCGAAAGGCGCCTCCCGCCTGGTTGCGCTGCGCGGTGGCGTGGTACCCCCTGCTCGGAGCCGAGGGAGTCCCCACGAGCAGCCTCCCCATCGAGGGGCTGAAGGTCATGAATGGCCCCAAGTCGCCGCCCCTCTTCGTGGTGCGCGCGGGCCGGGACGCCCCCGGGCTCAACGCCCTCCTCGACGACTTCGTGAAGCAGGCCCGAGGCAAGGGCGTCCCCCTCACGCTGGAAGAGCTTCCCGAGGGACACCACTCGTTCGAGCTGGTCGATGACGTGGAGAGCTCACGCGAGGTCATGAGGAAGACGGCGCTCTTCTTCATGGAACATCTGCAGCCATGA
- a CDS encoding pseudouridine synthase, which translates to MTRKPDKTKPPRHQRWEGKEKPDWLSRALARAGVFPQDEAEAAINAGRVSINGRVAKMALAPVPPGATVRVDGRVIELSAPTTRVLAFHKPAGVLSSTARQHRTGTVFEVLLPQLPTDLAGYTWHAVGRLDVDSTGLLLFTNDDKFVAHATSPDTRLPKRYVATVFSTADDARVEPLRKGMTLDDGPARPAQVRVRDEHTVEVTLTEGRHHQVKRMLGAVGLPVRALHREAVGSVDLLDIPEGTFRLLTDEEVREGLRYEGRAAAAEPQD; encoded by the coding sequence ATGACACGCAAGCCCGACAAGACCAAGCCACCGCGCCACCAACGCTGGGAGGGCAAGGAGAAGCCGGACTGGCTGTCGCGCGCACTCGCCCGAGCTGGCGTGTTCCCCCAGGACGAGGCCGAGGCCGCCATCAACGCCGGCCGCGTCAGCATCAACGGCCGCGTCGCGAAGATGGCCCTCGCGCCCGTTCCGCCCGGTGCCACCGTGCGCGTCGACGGCAGGGTCATCGAGCTGTCCGCGCCAACCACCCGGGTGCTCGCCTTCCACAAGCCCGCGGGCGTGCTGTCCTCCACCGCGCGCCAGCACCGCACGGGCACCGTCTTCGAGGTGCTCCTGCCTCAGCTCCCCACGGACCTCGCCGGGTACACGTGGCACGCGGTGGGACGGCTCGACGTGGACTCCACGGGCCTGCTCCTCTTCACCAACGACGACAAGTTCGTCGCCCACGCCACGTCCCCGGACACGCGCCTGCCCAAGCGGTATGTCGCCACCGTCTTCAGCACCGCCGACGACGCCCGCGTGGAGCCGCTGCGCAAGGGCATGACGCTCGACGATGGCCCCGCCCGCCCCGCCCAGGTGCGCGTCCGCGATGAGCACACCGTCGAAGTCACCCTCACCGAGGGCCGTCACCATCAGGTGAAGCGGATGCTCGGGGCCGTGGGCCTGCCCGTGCGCGCGCTCCATCGGGAAGCCGTGGGGAGCGTGGACCTGCTCGACATCCCCGAGGGCACCTTCCGCCTCCTCACCGACGAAGAGGTCCGCGAAGGACTGCGCTACGAGGGACGGGCCGCGGCGGCTGAGCCGCAAGACTGA
- a CDS encoding alpha/beta hydrolase family protein — translation MHPLDGFVSSLSSRSLFREGWGDEQTFGGVSLTTLLSPSVSPVEVTWDAEQPLGRRRFQEGVFASPWSALPSEVRQGRVRWLSSGRGPRRDACVVLAASRDEGYRLRTWLFASLVDEGMDLFLLENPFYGARRATGQRGPHIRTVGEQLHMNIATIEEARGLVAYARRQGYQRVAVAGYSMGGYMAALSAATMPEPVGVAALAAGASPAPVFTKGVHGRSIDFKRLGGSPDETVARQRLATLLDMANACLLPPPAKPGAAIIVACARDGFVPIAESRALHAHWAGSELRVLDAGHISAILTSGSALRAALRDAVRRSGE, via the coding sequence ATGCACCCGCTGGATGGCTTCGTCTCCTCGCTGTCCAGCCGCTCCTTGTTCCGGGAGGGTTGGGGTGACGAGCAGACCTTCGGTGGGGTGTCGCTGACGACGCTGCTGTCTCCGAGCGTCAGCCCCGTCGAGGTGACGTGGGACGCGGAGCAGCCGCTGGGCCGTCGTCGGTTCCAGGAAGGTGTGTTCGCTTCGCCGTGGTCGGCGTTGCCCTCCGAGGTCCGTCAGGGAAGGGTGCGCTGGCTCTCCTCGGGGCGCGGTCCACGTCGGGATGCATGTGTGGTGCTCGCGGCCTCGAGGGACGAAGGCTATCGTCTCAGGACGTGGCTCTTCGCATCGCTGGTCGATGAGGGGATGGACTTGTTCCTCCTGGAGAATCCCTTCTACGGGGCGCGGCGCGCCACGGGGCAGCGGGGGCCGCACATCCGCACGGTGGGCGAGCAACTCCACATGAACATCGCGACCATCGAGGAGGCGCGAGGGCTGGTGGCGTACGCGAGGCGTCAGGGATATCAGCGCGTCGCGGTGGCGGGTTACAGCATGGGGGGCTACATGGCGGCGCTGTCGGCGGCCACGATGCCGGAGCCCGTAGGGGTGGCGGCGCTTGCTGCGGGAGCTTCTCCGGCGCCTGTCTTCACGAAGGGGGTTCACGGCCGCTCCATCGACTTCAAGCGGCTCGGTGGCTCTCCGGACGAGACTGTTGCCCGGCAGCGCCTCGCGACGCTCCTGGACATGGCGAACGCGTGCCTGCTGCCTCCGCCCGCGAAGCCGGGTGCCGCCATCATCGTCGCGTGCGCGCGGGATGGGTTCGTTCCCATCGCGGAGTCCCGCGCGCTTCACGCGCACTGGGCCGGCAGTGAGCTGCGGGTCTTGGACGCGGGGCATATCTCCGCGATTCTCACCTCGGGTTCGGCGCTGCGAGCCGCGCTCCGGGACGCGGTGCGGCGCTCGGGCGAGTGA
- a CDS encoding right-handed parallel beta-helix repeat-containing protein translates to MACPGAVFAGEVRFPFPTLQHLTVEWLITGDENSNSTVTVRYRAEGESTWRQAMPLRLIAAGDNEGFSWGLRHSGSIFGLQPGTRYEVELTLSDMNGGGTTRTEKVSTRAVPAPMAGAPTKAVTPSTFAAVAASAQPGDILELGPGTYGAFDWSRSGTEGKPIVLRGTMGTVLNGPINLFNQSHVHFDRVTINGRLRFNGTNHFALTRSTVNATSANNGDAIVTFLRAENAYIADNVVTGVTQWTEGSLGVNGNNQGEGICVTGPGHVIMNNRVSGFRDGISLIEDSDAKDQYSIDIVGNDLIGNADDGIEADFCFHNCRIVGNRLTNNFIALSSQPGLGGPTYFVRNAVYNAVHIAFKLYRGSSGDVLLHNTVVKHGDAFAISATTPVANLYSRNNLFIGGPGGTFGGYSSGNATGRVLHIPTLVTANADLDHDGFGSTSGTFSATWGATALTSLGALRSSTTEQHAVQVDLGVFATAVAYPSAPMTLYAAPDLRPGAGSAAENAGAPLPNITEGFSGSAPDLGAHEVGAPLPVYGPRP, encoded by the coding sequence GTGGCCTGTCCCGGAGCCGTCTTCGCCGGAGAGGTCCGCTTCCCCTTTCCGACGTTGCAGCACCTGACCGTCGAGTGGCTCATCACGGGTGACGAGAACTCCAACAGCACCGTCACCGTCCGCTATCGCGCCGAGGGCGAGAGCACCTGGCGACAGGCCATGCCCCTGCGCCTCATCGCCGCGGGCGACAACGAGGGCTTCAGCTGGGGACTGCGCCACTCGGGAAGCATCTTCGGCCTCCAGCCCGGGACTCGCTACGAAGTGGAGCTCACGCTCAGCGACATGAACGGAGGCGGCACCACGAGGACGGAGAAGGTCTCCACCCGAGCCGTGCCCGCGCCCATGGCGGGAGCACCCACCAAGGCCGTGACCCCGTCCACCTTCGCCGCCGTCGCCGCGAGCGCCCAGCCAGGAGACATCCTCGAATTGGGCCCTGGAACCTACGGCGCCTTCGACTGGTCACGCAGCGGCACCGAGGGAAAGCCCATCGTCCTGCGCGGCACCATGGGCACCGTGCTCAACGGCCCCATCAACCTGTTCAACCAGAGCCACGTCCACTTCGACCGGGTCACCATCAACGGTCGGCTGCGCTTCAACGGCACGAATCACTTCGCGCTGACCCGCTCCACCGTCAACGCCACGTCGGCCAACAATGGCGACGCCATCGTCACCTTCCTCCGCGCGGAGAATGCATACATCGCGGACAACGTGGTGACAGGCGTCACGCAGTGGACGGAGGGTTCGCTCGGCGTCAACGGCAACAACCAGGGCGAGGGCATCTGTGTCACTGGCCCCGGACACGTCATCATGAACAACCGCGTGTCGGGCTTCCGCGATGGCATCTCGCTCATCGAGGACTCCGACGCGAAGGACCAGTACAGCATCGACATCGTCGGCAACGACCTCATCGGCAACGCGGACGATGGCATCGAGGCGGACTTCTGCTTCCACAACTGCCGCATCGTCGGCAATCGCCTCACCAACAACTTCATCGCCCTGTCGTCCCAGCCAGGACTCGGCGGGCCGACCTACTTCGTCCGCAACGCCGTCTACAACGCGGTCCACATCGCCTTCAAACTCTACCGAGGCAGCTCCGGCGACGTGCTCCTGCACAACACCGTAGTGAAGCACGGCGACGCCTTCGCCATCTCCGCAACCACGCCCGTGGCGAACCTCTACTCGCGCAACAACCTGTTCATCGGCGGGCCGGGCGGCACGTTCGGCGGCTACAGCAGCGGTAACGCCACCGGGCGCGTGCTCCACATCCCCACCCTGGTGACGGCCAACGCGGACCTGGACCATGACGGCTTCGGCTCCACGTCCGGCACCTTCAGCGCCACGTGGGGCGCCACCGCGCTCACGAGCCTGGGTGCCCTGCGGTCCAGCACCACCGAGCAGCACGCCGTGCAGGTGGACCTCGGCGTGTTCGCCACCGCCGTCGCCTATCCCTCCGCACCCATGACGCTGTACGCCGCGCCCGACTTGAGGCCCGGAGCAGGCTCGGCGGCCGAGAACGCCGGCGCCCCCCTCCCCAACATCACGGAGGGCTTCAGTGGCTCCGCGCCCGACCTGGGTGCCCATGAAGTGGGGGCGCCCCTGCCCGTCTACGGCCCGCGCCCATGA
- a CDS encoding nuclear transport factor 2 family protein, which produces MSASENFSVARAWLHAFNAHDVEALVALYAEDCTHTSPKIRVLHPETGGKLVGRQALGTWWREAIARLPGLRYEETALTADGERVFMEYLRHAPGEAPMPVAEVLEVRGGRIVASRVYHG; this is translated from the coding sequence ATGAGTGCGAGCGAAAACTTCTCCGTGGCCCGAGCCTGGCTGCACGCCTTCAACGCCCACGACGTGGAGGCGCTGGTGGCCCTCTACGCCGAGGACTGCACCCACACCTCGCCCAAGATCCGGGTGCTGCACCCGGAGACGGGCGGCAAGCTGGTGGGCCGCCAGGCCCTGGGGACGTGGTGGAGGGAGGCCATCGCCCGGCTGCCTGGCCTTCGCTACGAGGAGACGGCGCTGACGGCGGACGGGGAGCGCGTCTTCATGGAGTACCTGCGCCACGCGCCGGGCGAGGCGCCCATGCCGGTGGCGGAGGTGCTGGAGGTGCGCGGGGGCAGGATTGTCGCCTCGCGCGTGTACCACGGTTGA
- the fusA gene encoding elongation factor G — translation MAANAPIEKIRNIGISAHIDSGKTTLSERILFYTGKIHEIHEVRGKDGVGAVMDSMDLEREKGITIQSAATYAMWGDFNINLIDTPGHVDFTIEVERSLRVLDGAILVLCSVSGVQSQSITVDRQMKRYRVPRIAFVNKMDRAGANYDRVAAQLKEKLAHHPVKLQLPIGAEDRFKGLVDLIQMKAFYFDGENGEKIREEEIPAELLDEAKVRRQQMIEGVAEVDDQLGELFLSDGVIPNDAIIAAIRRATIGLKMTPVMCGSAYKNKGVQLLLNAVCGYLPNPKEATNEALDQKNNEAKVILESDPEKPFVGLAFKLEDGRYGQLTYMRIYQGRVSKGDFIVNQVNQKKVKVPRIVRMNSNKMDDINDATAGDIVALFGIECASGDTFTDGSVSYTMTSMHVPDAVISLAVEPKDRSALQNFSKALNRFTKEDPTFRVHRDEESGQTIIRGMGELHLEIYIERMKREYQCEVKAGKPQVAYRETISQKGEFFYTHKKQTGGSGQFARVCGYIEPLPSDAVQQYEFVDDIVGGSIPREFIPACDKGFAEAVKKGSLIGFPVVGVRVVINDGAFHAVDSSEMAFKTASIMGFREGYAAAKPIILEPMMKVEVTAPEDFQGSVVGQLNQRRGTILSTETAEGYVTAVAEVPLNTMFGYSTDLRSATQGKGEFTMEFAKYTPVPRNESEALMAAYKEKQAAEQAARK, via the coding sequence GTGGCCGCCAACGCACCCATCGAGAAGATTCGAAACATCGGTATCTCCGCCCACATCGACTCGGGCAAGACGACGCTCTCCGAGCGCATCCTGTTCTATACGGGCAAGATCCATGAGATCCACGAGGTCCGCGGCAAGGACGGCGTGGGCGCGGTCATGGACTCGATGGACCTGGAGCGTGAGAAGGGCATCACCATCCAGTCCGCCGCGACGTATGCGATGTGGGGCGACTTCAACATCAACCTCATCGACACGCCGGGACACGTGGACTTCACCATCGAGGTGGAGCGCTCCCTGCGCGTTCTCGACGGCGCCATCCTGGTGCTCTGCTCGGTGTCCGGCGTCCAGTCCCAGTCCATCACGGTGGACCGGCAGATGAAGCGCTACCGCGTTCCGCGCATCGCGTTCGTCAACAAGATGGACCGCGCTGGCGCGAACTATGACCGCGTGGCCGCGCAGCTGAAGGAGAAGCTGGCGCACCACCCCGTCAAGCTGCAGCTGCCCATCGGCGCCGAGGACCGCTTCAAGGGCCTGGTCGACCTCATCCAGATGAAGGCGTTCTACTTCGACGGTGAGAACGGCGAGAAGATCCGCGAGGAGGAGATCCCCGCCGAGCTGCTGGACGAGGCCAAGGTCCGCCGTCAGCAGATGATCGAGGGCGTGGCCGAGGTCGACGACCAGCTCGGCGAGCTGTTCCTGTCCGACGGTGTCATCCCGAACGACGCCATCATCGCCGCCATCCGCCGGGCCACCATCGGCCTGAAGATGACGCCGGTCATGTGCGGCTCCGCCTACAAGAACAAGGGCGTGCAGCTGCTCCTGAACGCCGTCTGTGGCTACCTCCCGAACCCCAAGGAGGCGACCAACGAGGCGCTGGACCAGAAGAACAACGAGGCGAAGGTCATCCTCGAGTCGGACCCGGAGAAGCCCTTCGTCGGTCTGGCGTTCAAGCTGGAAGATGGTCGCTACGGGCAGCTGACGTACATGCGCATCTACCAGGGCCGCGTGTCCAAGGGTGACTTCATCGTCAACCAGGTGAACCAGAAGAAGGTCAAGGTTCCGCGCATCGTCCGGATGAACTCCAACAAGATGGACGACATCAACGACGCGACGGCCGGCGACATCGTCGCGCTGTTCGGCATCGAGTGCGCCTCCGGCGACACGTTCACCGATGGTTCGGTGAGCTACACGATGACGTCCATGCACGTCCCGGACGCGGTGATTTCGCTCGCCGTGGAGCCCAAGGACCGCTCGGCGCTGCAGAACTTCTCCAAGGCGCTCAACCGCTTCACGAAGGAAGACCCCACCTTCCGCGTGCACCGCGATGAAGAGTCCGGGCAGACCATCATCCGCGGCATGGGTGAGCTGCACCTGGAGATCTACATCGAGCGCATGAAGCGCGAGTACCAGTGCGAGGTCAAGGCGGGTAAGCCCCAGGTGGCGTACCGCGAGACCATCAGCCAGAAGGGCGAGTTCTTCTACACGCACAAGAAGCAGACCGGCGGTTCCGGTCAGTTCGCGCGCGTGTGCGGCTACATCGAGCCGCTGCCCTCGGACGCCGTGCAGCAGTACGAGTTCGTGGACGACATCGTCGGTGGCTCGATTCCGCGCGAGTTCATCCCCGCGTGCGACAAGGGCTTCGCCGAGGCCGTCAAGAAGGGCAGCCTCATCGGCTTCCCCGTCGTCGGTGTCCGCGTCGTCATCAACGACGGCGCGTTCCACGCGGTCGACTCGTCCGAAATGGCGTTCAAGACGGCGTCCATCATGGGCTTCCGTGAGGGCTACGCCGCCGCGAAGCCCATCATCCTCGAGCCGATGATGAAGGTGGAAGTCACGGCGCCCGAAGACTTCCAGGGCTCCGTCGTCGGCCAGCTCAACCAGCGCCGCGGCACCATCCTCTCCACGGAGACCGCCGAGGGCTACGTGACGGCGGTGGCCGAGGTTCCGCTGAACACGATGTTCGGCTACTCCACGGACCTTCGCTCCGCGACGCAGGGCAAGGGCGAGTTCACGATGGAGTTCGCCAAGTACACGCCGGTGCCGCGCAACGAGTCCGAGGCCCTGATGGCCGCGTACAAGGAGAAGCAGGCGGCGGAGCAGGCGGCGCGCAAGTAG
- the sthA gene encoding Si-specific NAD(P)(+) transhydrogenase: protein MVDFDLVVIGSGPAGEWGAVQAALAGKRVAVVEREPVLGGTAANTGTLPSKTLRETSLHLSGLKARGLYSVETTLRHEATVSDFLFRERRVKDMERARIAGNLERHGVQVVLGTGSLVDEHTVRVTRQGQPDLHLKGAFILVATGSTPFRPPIYPFDDPRVHDSDEVLEIGRLPTSLVVVGGGVIGCEYACMFAALGIPVTLVELRPELLPFLDDEFSALLAQRMEALGIRMRFGQSVEKVEVPAACETPIHLTLSSGEEVATDQVLVASGRSANTEGLGLCELGVKLGSRGQVEVGPGYQTSVPHIYAVGDVIGFPALASTSMDQARIAVEHAFGLGGPTRMPTILPYGIYTIPEVSMAGETEEGLRAKGIPYVAGRAPFSTNPRGQIIGEMCGMLKLLFHRESLKLLGVHVLGEQASELVHVGLVAMLTGSTARLFLETCFNYPTLTEAYKAATFDAMDHLKHGTV, encoded by the coding sequence ATGGTGGACTTCGACCTGGTGGTGATTGGCTCCGGCCCGGCCGGTGAGTGGGGGGCGGTGCAGGCGGCCCTCGCGGGCAAGCGCGTCGCGGTGGTGGAGCGCGAGCCCGTGCTGGGCGGCACGGCGGCGAACACGGGCACCCTGCCCTCCAAGACGCTGCGGGAGACGTCGCTGCACCTCTCCGGCCTCAAGGCCCGCGGCCTCTACAGCGTGGAGACGACGCTGCGCCACGAGGCCACCGTCTCCGACTTCCTCTTCCGCGAGCGGCGGGTGAAGGACATGGAGCGCGCGCGCATCGCGGGCAACCTGGAGCGCCACGGCGTCCAGGTGGTGCTGGGCACGGGCTCGCTGGTGGACGAGCACACCGTGCGGGTGACGCGCCAGGGCCAGCCCGACCTGCACCTGAAGGGCGCCTTCATCCTGGTGGCCACCGGCTCCACGCCCTTCCGCCCGCCCATCTACCCCTTCGACGACCCGCGCGTTCACGACTCGGACGAGGTGCTGGAGATTGGCCGGCTGCCCACCTCGCTCGTCGTCGTGGGCGGTGGCGTCATCGGCTGTGAGTACGCGTGCATGTTCGCCGCGCTCGGAATCCCGGTGACGCTGGTCGAGCTGCGCCCGGAGCTGCTGCCCTTCCTCGACGACGAGTTCTCCGCGCTGCTCGCCCAGCGCATGGAGGCCCTGGGCATCCGCATGCGCTTCGGCCAGTCGGTGGAGAAGGTGGAGGTGCCGGCCGCGTGCGAGACGCCCATCCACCTGACGCTGTCCTCGGGCGAGGAGGTCGCCACGGACCAGGTGCTGGTGGCCTCCGGGCGCAGCGCGAACACGGAGGGCCTGGGGCTCTGCGAGCTGGGCGTGAAGCTGGGCTCACGAGGCCAGGTGGAGGTGGGCCCGGGCTACCAGACGTCCGTGCCCCACATCTACGCGGTGGGCGACGTCATCGGCTTTCCCGCGCTGGCCTCCACGTCCATGGACCAGGCGCGCATCGCGGTGGAGCACGCGTTCGGACTGGGCGGCCCCACCCGCATGCCCACGATTCTCCCCTACGGCATCTACACCATCCCCGAGGTCTCCATGGCCGGGGAGACGGAGGAAGGCCTGCGCGCCAAGGGCATCCCGTACGTGGCCGGGCGCGCCCCCTTCTCCACCAACCCCCGCGGGCAGATCATCGGGGAGATGTGCGGGATGCTGAAGCTGCTCTTCCACCGGGAGAGCCTCAAGCTGCTGGGCGTCCACGTCCTGGGAGAGCAGGCCTCGGAGCTCGTCCACGTGGGCCTGGTCGCCATGCTCACCGGCTCCACCGCGCGGCTCTTCCTGGAGACCTGCTTCAACTACCCGACGCTCACAGAGGCGTACAAGGCGGCCACCTTCGACGCGATGGACCACCTCAAGCACGGCACTGTCTGA